DNA from Leucoraja erinacea ecotype New England unplaced genomic scaffold, Leri_hhj_1 Leri_251S, whole genome shotgun sequence:
GTGGTGAGTGTGAGCAGACTGTGGTGTGGAGGGGCGGGTGTGCGGGGGCTGTGGTGTGGAGGGGCGAGTGTGCGGGGGTTGTGGTGTGGGGTTGTGTGATGAGTGTGAGGGTGGTGGGAGGGCGGGTGTGCGGGGGCTGGGGGGTGGAGGTTGTGTGGTGAGTGTGAGCAGGCTGTGGTGTGGAGGGGCGGGTGTGCGGGGGCTGTGGTGTGGAGGTTGTGTGATGAGTGTGAGCAGGCTGTGGTGTGGAGGGGCGGCgtgtggggggggctgtgggtgGGGTGGAGGTTGTGTGGTGAGTGTGAGCAGGCTGTGGTGTGGAGGGGCGCGTATGCGGGGTGGAGGTTGTGTGGTGAGTGTGAGCAGGCTGTGGTGTGGAGGGGCGGGTGTGCAAGGGCTGTGGTGTGGAGGGGCGAGAGTGGTGGGATGCATGTGTGCGCGGCGAGTGGTGTGTGTGCGGCGTGGGAGGGCGTCTGTGCGAGGGGCTGGGTGTGGACTGGTGTGTCAAGGCGGGGGAGGGGTGAGTGTGCAAAGACTTCGGCCAAGAGGGCTGAGCATGTGAGGGCCTCTGTGCGGAGGAGTGAGCATGCGATGAGTGTGGCACAAGCTCAGATTGGTGCGAGGACTGGGATGCTGCTGAATGAGTGTGCAACGTTTGTGGCGTGGAATCGGGCTGGTGGGTGTGCACAGACTGTTGTGTAGAGCCGTGAGTGTGCGAGGGCGGTGGAGCGCCAGGAGAGGGGCGAGTGTGCGCAGTCTGCTGTGAGGAACCAGGTTGGTGAGTGTGCAAGGTCTGTGGTGCAGAGGCACGATTGTGCAAGGACTGTGCATCGTCGGGAGAGGAGTGAGTGTGTTGTGCGGGCACGTGAGCGTGTGTGGTCTGCTGAGCGTGCGAGGGTTGAGTGTGAGGGCTCGGGGGGCCAGTCTTCACAGGGTCGGTGGTGGTGACGGAGGGGTGGGCGTGCGATGCGTGGTGGGACGAGGGAGGGGCACTAGTGTGCGTGGGCTGCGGCACTGGCGTGTGAGTGTGCGAAGGTTGTGGTGAGGAGGGTGGTTCGTGAGTGTTCAAGGATTGTGGAGTGGAGGGACGGGGGTGTGACTGAGGGAGGGAGCAAGGGttgtgggaaggagggagagggcggGGTGTGCGAGAGTCGTAGTGTGGCGGGAGTGGGGTGAGGGTGTAAGGGTTGTGTGGAGGAGGGAGTGAGCTGAGTGTGAGGCGTTGAGGGGTGATCgtgagagggctgtggagggGCAGTAGTGGGGTGGGGCTGAGGGGTGGAGGAGTGAGTGTTGGAGGGTTGCGGGGAGTGAGGGGGGCGAGTGTGCACGGTTTGGGGAGAGGACTGAGTGTGAGAGGGCTGCACTGGTGAAGAAGAGGACTGAGTGTGCAAGGGCAGTGGTGGAGAGGACGGAGTGTGTGAGGATTGCACGGGAGAGGACCGAGCGTGTGGTGGAGACTGAGAGGATTGCACGGGAGAGGGAGATTGAGTGTGCAAGGGTGCGGGTGCAGAGGACTGAGTGTGCAAGGGTtgcacaggggagggggaggattgaGTGTGCAAGGGTGCTGGTGCAGTGGACTGAGTGTGCAAGGGTTGcacgggagagggagtggagggaggggggtgagtacGTGAGGTTTGAGGGGGTAACGAGGGAGCTGGGGTTGAAGGGTGAGAGGTCGAGGGTTGGTGAGGGTGAATGGCCAAGGGGCGAGCGTGCAAGGTCAAGACAATAGGGGCGGAGGGGTGAGGGGCCGCGGGGTGAGTGGGTGCGGGGTGATGGGctgtggggtgaggggtcgcGGAGGCAGCCTCCttcttgggggaggggggagaggaggtgagcgCGAGGGGGGAGACGGGCAGGGGAGAAGTGATTGGCCGCCGGGTTGATCGAGGAGTCAGGTGCCGGGACTGGATCAGGAAATAGGGGAGGTTGAGcttggaggggtgggggaggggagaggtcagGGGTCGGGCCGGCACGGGGGCCGGCTGGGGGTGGGAGGTCGCGGCGGGGACACTCGGGCCGGGTTTTGGGTGggggtcaggggggagggggaaggtcagGGGTTGGAGCAGGGCGGGGGAAGAGGTGCGGCCCAGGGCCAGGGTCAAGGGCCGAGCGGGGGGCGGGGTTCGGGCCAGGTTGGCGGGGGAGGGGGCGAAGGTCAGAGGTGAGGGTCGCGGCGGCGGGGGTTGAAGCAGGGCCGTCGACGACGTCCGCACCGGGATCGAAGCCTGAGGTCGGGCTGGGGTCGCGGTCCCGGGCAGGGTCGAAGGTTGCCCGGGGGTCGGCGTTCGGGGCAGGGCCGGGGGTTGAGATCGGGTCGGGGTGGAAATCTGGGACGGGGTCAAAGGTGGTGGCGGGGTCGGGGGTTGGAGATGGGTCGGGATCACGGGTTGGGGTCGGGCTGGGGTCACCGGTTGGGGTGAGGCCAAAGGGGGATGTTGAACTGGGGTCACCGGTTGGGGTCGGGGGGGGGTCACCAGTGGAACTGGGATCACGGGTTGAGTTGGGGTCAGGGGTTGAGCGGGGGTCACCGGTTGAGCTGGGGTCACCGGTTGGGGTCGGGACGGGGTCAAGGGTTGAGTTGGGGCCTGGGCCTGGAGTCGCGCCGTCACCCTGCCCGTGCCCGGGCCCGGGGTCATGTGGGCTGAGGGGGGGGACACGGTGACCATGACCTtcctcccccctgccctccccctcctcctcctcctccggccCCTCCGGACCCTCCGGCCCCTCCGGCCCCTCCCGCCACCGTGGCTGCCGCGTTGCCCATTGCCGCCTCTCGCCGCCGGCCGGACAACTCGTTGCCCCGGGCAACCGCCGGGCCCGCCCACCGCCGCCCCATTGGCCGCTCGCGCCGTCAATCACCTCCCCACGCCCCTCGTCCCGCCCACCGCCGCCCCATTGGCCACTCGCGCCGTCAATCACCCACGCCCCACCAATCGCAGCTCCTCCCCACGTCCTCGTCCCGCCCACGTGTCGTCACTGGCTCCTCCCCACGTGTCGTCACTGGCTCCTCCCCACGTGTCGTCACTGGCTCCTCCCCACGTGTCGTCACTGGCTCCTCCCCACGTGTCGTCACTGGCTCCTCCCCACGTGTCGTCATTAGCTCCTCCCCACGTGTCGTCATTGGCTCCTCCCCCCGTCCCGCCCACGCGCCGCCATTGGCTCCGACGGCCGCCAGTCGTCGCCGCGCGGCGAGCGATTGGCCGATTGGCAGTCCccgcccacccaccccctgctgtACCAACCCACTCATTGGTCAACCCGCCCGCCAGTCCCATTGGCTCGCACTTTCGCCGACAGCGCATTGGTCATTCCCGCCGTCACGCACAGCAGCGAGACCAATGGGAAGCTCGTCTGGCCGCCCCTTGTCCCGCCCACACGGTCTCCATTGGTTAGGCAGGCTGCCAGTCATGGAGCCCAGCTAAAcatgacactgacacacacacgataggggggttgcacgaaaaagctggagaaactcagcgggtgcagcagcatctatggagcgaaggaaataggcaacgtttcgggccgaaacccttcttcagactgataggggacgggggtgggtggggacaagaaaggga
Protein-coding regions in this window:
- the LOC129716512 gene encoding uncharacterized protein LOC129716512; this encodes MVTVSPPSAHMTPGPGTGRVTARLQAQAPTQPLTPSRPQPVTPAQPVTPAQPLTPTQPVIPVPLVTPPRPQPVTPVQHPPLASPQPVTPARPQPVIPTHLQPPTPPPPLTPSQISTPTRSQPPALPRTPTPGQPSTLPGTATPARPQASIPVRTSSTALLQPPPPRPSPLTFAPSPANLARTPPPARPLTLALGRTSSPALLQPLTFPLPPDPHPKPGPSVPAATSHPQPAPVPARPLTSPLPHPSKLNLPYFLIQSRHLTPRSTRRPITSPLPVSPLALTSSPPSPKKEAASATPHPTAHHPAPTHPAAPHPSAPIVLTLHARPLAIHPHQPSTSHPSTPAPSLPPQTSRTHPPPSTPSPVQPLHTQSTAPAPLHTQSSPSPVQPLHTQSSAPAPLHTQSPSPVQSSQSPPHARSSPVQSSHTPSSPPLPLHTQSSSSPVQPSHTQSSPQTVHTRPPHSPQPSNTHSSTPQPHPTTAPPQPSHDHPSTPHTQLTPSSTQPLHPHPTPATLRLSHTPPSPSFPQPLLPPSVTPPSLHSTILEHSRTTLLTTTFAHSHASAAAHAH